A genomic stretch from Vibrio coralliilyticus includes:
- a CDS encoding glutamate synthase subunit beta — translation MGKPTGFLEHGRELPQKIDPAERIKNNKEFVLNEEFGDKINTQASRCMDCGVPFCHNGCPIGNIIPEFNDAVYRDSWEEAWNILSSTNNFPEFTGRVCPAPCESACVLGINQDPITICNIEKTIVETAYREGYAKPKTPRSRTGKTIAIIGSGPAGLAAAEQLNSAGHTVTVFERDEKVGGLLRFGIPDFKLGMDVIDRKINLMAEAGVEFKVNQHVGVDVNAQQLRQEFDVVLLTGGSTVPRDLPVPGRELKGVHFAMEFLGQNNRRANNMDLKTEEIHAAGKHVVVIGGGDTGSDCVGTSNRHGAASITQVEIMPIPPEKRPANMPWPQYPMILRTSTSHEEGVDRHWNILTKEFIGNDKGEVTGLRLADIVWQDAKHGERPSFKEVEGSERVIPCDMAFLAMGFLHPEPTGVLAQLDIALDDRGNVATQDFATNQEGVFAAGDMRTGQSLVVRCINEGRECARAIDDYLMGGTNLEAKADSLMLSA, via the coding sequence ATGGGTAAGCCTACTGGATTTTTAGAGCATGGTCGTGAACTACCACAGAAGATCGACCCAGCTGAACGCATCAAGAACAACAAAGAGTTCGTTCTAAACGAGGAGTTTGGTGACAAGATCAATACTCAGGCTTCTCGCTGTATGGATTGTGGTGTGCCGTTTTGTCATAACGGCTGCCCTATCGGTAACATCATCCCAGAATTTAACGATGCGGTTTATCGTGATAGCTGGGAAGAAGCATGGAACATTCTGAGCTCAACCAATAACTTCCCAGAGTTTACTGGTCGTGTTTGCCCAGCTCCGTGTGAAAGTGCTTGTGTTCTTGGTATCAACCAAGATCCAATCACCATCTGTAATATCGAGAAAACCATCGTAGAAACGGCGTATCGTGAAGGGTACGCCAAACCAAAAACACCACGTTCTCGCACAGGTAAAACCATTGCGATCATCGGTTCGGGTCCTGCTGGCCTTGCGGCGGCTGAGCAGCTAAACAGCGCAGGTCATACTGTGACCGTCTTCGAGCGAGACGAGAAAGTAGGCGGTCTGCTACGTTTTGGTATTCCAGATTTCAAACTGGGTATGGACGTGATTGATCGTAAGATCAACCTAATGGCAGAAGCTGGCGTTGAGTTTAAAGTAAACCAACACGTCGGTGTTGATGTAAATGCTCAGCAACTGCGTCAAGAGTTCGATGTGGTTCTGCTAACTGGTGGCTCAACCGTTCCACGTGATTTGCCCGTTCCAGGTCGTGAACTAAAAGGCGTTCACTTCGCGATGGAATTCCTAGGTCAAAACAACCGTCGCGCCAATAACATGGACCTGAAAACGGAAGAAATTCACGCTGCGGGTAAACATGTTGTGGTTATCGGTGGTGGTGATACTGGTTCAGACTGTGTGGGTACATCAAACCGTCACGGCGCAGCAAGCATCACTCAGGTTGAAATCATGCCGATTCCACCAGAAAAACGCCCTGCTAATATGCCATGGCCACAGTACCCAATGATCTTGCGTACTTCAACGTCTCATGAAGAAGGCGTTGATCGTCACTGGAACATCCTAACCAAAGAGTTCATTGGCAATGACAAAGGTGAAGTCACTGGCCTTCGTCTAGCTGATATCGTTTGGCAAGATGCGAAGCATGGCGAGCGTCCAAGCTTTAAAGAAGTAGAAGGCAGCGAGCGTGTTATCCCGTGTGATATGGCATTTCTAGCGATGGGCTTCCTACACCCAGAACCAACAGGCGTACTTGCTCAACTGGATATCGCGCTAGATGATCGGGGTAACGTAGCAACTCAAGATTTTGCTACCAACCAAGAAGGTGTATTTGCTGCTGGAGATATGCGAACAGGCCAATCTTTGGTGGTTCGTTGTATCAACGAAGGTCGCGAATGTGCCCGTGCTATCGATGATTACCTAATGGGTGGCACAAACCTAGAAGCAAAAGCGGATTCACTGATGTTGTCTGCGTAA
- the gltB gene encoding glutamate synthase large subunit translates to MVDREQNSQGLYTPELEHDACGIGFVAHLKNRKSHEVVTQALDMLARMEHRGGQGCDPCSGDGAGILLQKPHEFLLEEAVKLGIKLPSFEKYGVGVVLFPKDEYKREQCRDILERNAQRLDLEVIGYRVLPTDNSMIGADPLSTEPQFEHVFISGGPGITPEELERKLYVLRNYTVRVCLESVSNIGDDFYINSMSYKTLVYKGQLTTEQVPQYFLDLQNPTMVTALALVHSRFSTNTFPKWRLAQPFRYIAHNGEINTVRGNLNWMKAREAILESDLFTQAEIDMLLPICQEGSSDSSNFDMALELLVLSGRSLPHALMMMIPEAWQENKNMDPKRRAFYQYHANIMEPWDGPASVCFTDGVQVGATLDRNGLRPSRYTVTKDNFLVMASESGVVDIEPENVEFRGRLQPGRIFVADLEQGRIISDEEVKDTIATAQPYEKWVEENLLSLKKLPDASNQFSQPSPERLLHRQQAFGVSTEEVNEIIVPMANDAKEPLSAMGADWPLAVLSHQSQHLSNYFKQLFAQVTNPPIDPIRERMVMSLNTYLGKDQNLLTETPLHCQKVELESPVLANSELEKLRAIDNEHLQAKTLDIVFQANEDQGKLERALKRICQYAEDAVIDGYSIILLTDRAVNSNHAAIPAMLAVGAVHHHLIRKGLRAKCDIVVETGDARETHHFATLLGYGANAVNPYLVIETIIELQRTKKLDPEANPRDLFNNYRKAINGGLLKIFSKMGISTLQSYHGAQIFEALGIHKSVVDKYFTGTVSRIQGLTLDDIAKEVLIRHRIGYPQREIPIQMLDVGGVYQWKQRGEKHLFNPETISLLQESTRNKNYDQFKQYATAVDKQGDNAVTLRSQLEFIKNPAGSISIDEVEPIESIVKRFATGAMSFGSISYEAHSTLAVAMNRLGAKSNSGEGGEDPMRFERKENGDWERSAIKQVASGRFGVTSYYLTNADELQIKMAQGAKPGEGGQLPGDKVDDWIGATRHSTPGVGLISPPPHHDIYSIEDLAQLIYDLKNANRAGRVNVKLVSEAGVGTIASGVAKAKADVVLIAGFDGGTGASPMSSIRHTGLPWELGLAETHQTLLKNGLRNRIVVQADGQMKTPRDLAVATLLGAEEWGVATAALVVEGCIMMRKCHKNTCPVGIATQNKTLRERFDGRVEDVVTFFQYMAQGLREIMAELGFRTIDEMVGQGQKLKIRQDVSHWKYKNLDLSPVLHVEQPREADGVFNQAEQNHNLEEVLDRKLIQAAIPALEKGEAVNAEFPIVNTDRSAGTMLSNEISKVYKDAGLPQPMNVKFKGSAGQSFGAFLAKGVKFEVEGDANDYWGKGLSGGTLVLYPDAKSSIVAEDNIVVGNVCFYGATSGESFIRGMAGERFCVRNSGAKVVVEGVGDHGCEYMTGGAAIILGSTGRNFAAGMSGGVAYVWDKSGDFESKLNPELVDLDPIEQEDRDLLLDMLTKHVQFTGSEVAQSFLDNFEASLASMVKVMPRDYKAVLQKRKAEAQSQGNETQVEAV, encoded by the coding sequence ATGGTAGATAGAGAGCAAAATTCGCAAGGTCTGTATACTCCTGAGCTGGAGCATGACGCTTGTGGCATCGGTTTTGTTGCTCACCTGAAAAACCGTAAATCTCATGAAGTTGTGACTCAAGCATTGGATATGCTGGCTCGCATGGAGCACCGTGGTGGTCAAGGTTGTGATCCATGCAGCGGTGACGGTGCAGGTATCTTGCTACAAAAACCTCATGAATTCCTATTAGAAGAAGCCGTTAAGTTAGGCATTAAATTGCCTTCGTTTGAAAAGTATGGTGTTGGTGTCGTTCTTTTCCCGAAAGACGAATACAAACGCGAACAATGCCGTGACATTCTAGAACGTAACGCACAGCGTCTAGATCTTGAAGTTATCGGCTACCGTGTATTGCCAACCGATAACTCAATGATCGGTGCAGACCCACTAAGCACAGAGCCTCAGTTTGAGCATGTGTTTATCTCTGGTGGCCCTGGCATCACACCTGAAGAGCTAGAGCGCAAACTGTACGTACTTCGTAACTACACTGTACGTGTTTGCCTAGAAAGCGTTTCGAACATTGGTGACGACTTCTACATTAACTCAATGTCTTACAAGACATTGGTGTACAAAGGTCAGTTAACGACCGAGCAAGTACCTCAGTACTTCCTTGATCTGCAAAACCCGACCATGGTGACTGCACTAGCACTAGTACACTCTCGTTTCTCTACCAACACCTTCCCGAAATGGCGTCTTGCACAGCCTTTCCGTTACATTGCCCACAACGGTGAAATCAATACAGTTCGCGGTAACTTGAACTGGATGAAAGCCCGTGAAGCAATCCTAGAATCAGACCTGTTTACTCAGGCTGAAATCGACATGCTTCTTCCAATCTGTCAGGAAGGCAGCTCGGATTCATCTAACTTCGATATGGCACTTGAGCTCCTAGTTCTTTCTGGTCGTAGCCTGCCACATGCATTGATGATGATGATTCCTGAAGCATGGCAAGAAAACAAAAACATGGATCCTAAACGTCGCGCGTTCTATCAGTACCACGCGAACATCATGGAACCATGGGATGGTCCTGCTTCAGTATGTTTTACTGATGGTGTTCAAGTTGGTGCGACACTAGACCGTAACGGTTTGCGCCCTTCTCGCTACACAGTGACCAAAGATAACTTCCTAGTGATGGCATCTGAATCTGGTGTTGTGGATATTGAACCAGAGAACGTAGAGTTCCGTGGTCGTCTGCAACCAGGTCGTATCTTCGTTGCAGACCTAGAGCAAGGTCGCATCATCTCTGATGAAGAAGTGAAAGACACCATCGCAACGGCGCAGCCTTACGAGAAGTGGGTAGAAGAAAACCTACTGAGCTTGAAGAAGCTGCCAGATGCGAGCAACCAGTTCAGCCAACCTTCTCCAGAGCGTTTGTTGCATCGTCAGCAAGCTTTCGGTGTGAGCACTGAAGAAGTGAACGAAATCATCGTTCCAATGGCGAATGACGCAAAAGAACCATTGTCAGCAATGGGTGCCGACTGGCCTCTTGCGGTTCTCTCTCATCAGTCTCAGCATCTTTCAAACTACTTCAAGCAGCTGTTTGCACAGGTAACTAACCCACCGATCGACCCGATACGTGAGCGTATGGTTATGTCGCTGAACACCTACTTGGGTAAAGACCAAAACCTTCTGACTGAAACACCACTTCACTGTCAGAAAGTTGAATTGGAATCGCCTGTTCTGGCGAACTCTGAGCTTGAGAAATTGCGTGCGATCGATAACGAGCACCTACAAGCTAAGACGTTGGATATCGTGTTCCAAGCCAATGAAGATCAAGGCAAGCTTGAGCGCGCACTAAAACGTATCTGCCAATACGCAGAAGACGCGGTTATCGATGGTTACTCAATCATCCTACTCACTGACCGTGCAGTGAACTCAAACCACGCGGCGATCCCAGCAATGCTGGCAGTGGGCGCAGTTCACCACCACTTGATCCGCAAAGGTCTACGTGCGAAGTGTGACATCGTGGTTGAAACCGGTGACGCGCGTGAAACGCACCACTTTGCAACGCTACTTGGTTACGGTGCGAATGCGGTTAACCCTTACCTAGTCATTGAAACCATCATTGAACTTCAACGTACGAAGAAGTTGGATCCAGAAGCGAACCCTCGCGATCTGTTCAACAACTACCGTAAAGCGATTAATGGCGGTCTTCTGAAGATCTTCTCGAAGATGGGTATCTCTACGCTACAATCATACCACGGTGCGCAAATCTTCGAAGCCTTGGGTATCCACAAGTCAGTAGTCGACAAGTACTTCACAGGTACGGTTTCTCGTATTCAAGGTCTCACCCTTGATGATATCGCCAAAGAAGTGCTGATCCGTCACCGCATCGGTTACCCACAACGCGAAATCCCAATTCAAATGCTGGATGTTGGCGGTGTTTACCAATGGAAACAGCGTGGTGAGAAGCATCTCTTCAACCCAGAAACCATTTCTCTACTGCAAGAGTCTACACGCAACAAGAACTACGATCAGTTCAAGCAGTACGCGACAGCCGTAGATAAGCAAGGTGACAACGCGGTAACCCTGCGTAGCCAGCTAGAATTCATTAAGAACCCAGCCGGTTCTATCTCTATCGACGAAGTCGAGCCAATTGAAAGCATCGTGAAACGCTTCGCGACAGGTGCAATGTCATTCGGTTCTATTTCTTACGAAGCACACTCCACACTGGCTGTTGCGATGAACCGCCTTGGCGCAAAATCGAACTCAGGAGAGGGCGGTGAAGACCCAATGCGTTTCGAGCGCAAAGAGAACGGCGATTGGGAACGCTCTGCAATCAAGCAGGTGGCTTCAGGTCGTTTCGGCGTAACCTCTTACTACCTAACCAACGCTGATGAGCTACAAATCAAGATGGCTCAAGGCGCGAAGCCAGGTGAAGGTGGTCAGCTACCAGGCGATAAGGTAGACGATTGGATCGGTGCAACACGTCACTCTACTCCGGGCGTTGGTCTTATCTCGCCACCGCCACACCACGATATCTACTCAATCGAGGATTTGGCTCAGCTGATCTACGACTTGAAGAACGCGAACCGTGCAGGTCGTGTGAACGTGAAGCTGGTATCGGAAGCAGGCGTAGGTACGATCGCTTCTGGTGTAGCGAAAGCGAAAGCAGACGTTGTACTAATCGCAGGTTTTGACGGCGGTACTGGTGCATCACCAATGTCTTCAATTCGTCATACCGGTCTTCCTTGGGAACTTGGTTTGGCAGAAACGCACCAAACGCTACTGAAGAACGGTCTGCGTAACCGTATCGTGGTTCAAGCGGATGGTCAGATGAAAACACCTCGCGACCTAGCAGTCGCAACACTACTCGGTGCAGAAGAATGGGGCGTGGCAACCGCTGCCTTGGTGGTTGAAGGTTGTATCATGATGCGTAAGTGTCATAAGAACACTTGTCCTGTTGGTATCGCAACTCAAAACAAGACGCTTCGTGAGCGCTTTGATGGTCGCGTAGAAGACGTCGTAACCTTCTTCCAATACATGGCACAAGGTCTGCGTGAAATCATGGCTGAACTTGGCTTCCGCACTATCGATGAGATGGTCGGTCAAGGTCAGAAGCTGAAGATTCGCCAAGACGTTTCTCACTGGAAATACAAGAACCTAGATCTGTCTCCTGTTCTCCACGTTGAACAGCCACGTGAAGCTGATGGCGTATTCAACCAAGCAGAGCAGAACCACAACCTAGAAGAAGTGCTAGACCGCAAGCTGATTCAAGCGGCGATTCCTGCACTCGAGAAAGGCGAAGCGGTGAATGCAGAGTTCCCTATTGTTAACACGGACCGCTCTGCAGGTACCATGTTGTCGAACGAAATCTCGAAAGTGTACAAGGATGCAGGTCTACCTCAGCCAATGAACGTGAAGTTCAAAGGTTCTGCGGGTCAGTCATTCGGTGCATTTCTAGCTAAGGGCGTAAAGTTCGAAGTGGAAGGCGACGCGAACGACTACTGGGGTAAAGGCTTATCTGGCGGTACGTTAGTACTTTACCCAGATGCGAAATCAAGCATTGTCGCGGAAGACAACATCGTGGTTGGTAACGTGTGTTTCTACGGTGCAACTTCGGGTGAGTCTTTCATTCGCGGTATGGCTGGTGAACGTTTCTGTGTTCGTAACTCAGGCGCAAAAGTCGTAGTAGAAGGCGTCGGTGATCACGGTTGTGAATACATGACAGGCGGTGCAGCCATCATCCTTGGTTCAACAGGTCGTAACTTTGCTGCTGGTATGAGTGGCGGCGTGGCATACGTATGGGATAAATCAGGCGACTTTGAGTCAAAACTGAACCCAGAGCTAGTAGACCTAGATCCAATCGAGCAAGAAGACAGAGATCTATTACTCGACATGCTAACTAAGCATGTTCAATTCACAGGAAGTGAAGTCGCTCAGTCTTTCCTAGACAATTTTGAAGCAAGCCTAGCCTCTATGGTTAAGGTAATGCCGCGTGATTACAAAGCGGTTCTTCAAAAACGCAAAGCTGAAGCACAGTCTCAAGGAAACGAAACTCAAGTGGAGGCCGTATAA
- the gltB gene encoding glutamate synthase large subunit, with protein sequence MALYDPSLEKDNCGFGLIAHMDGQPSHKLVRTAISALDRMTHRGGIAADGKTGDGCGLLLQKPDSYLRLIAEENGFNLGKQYAVGMLFFNQDPVKAQLAKDIVNKELAQETLTVAGWREVPTNSEVLGPIAADSLPNIQQVFISAPAGWRERDIERRLYIARRRIEKQITEDPDFYICSLSTQVLVYKGLCMPADLPRFYLDLADLRMESAICLFHQRFSTNTQPRWPLAQPFRYLAHNGEINTIEGNRQWARARAYKFSSPLLPDLQTAAPFVNETGSDSSSLDNMLDLFLAGGMDIFRAMRMLVPPAWQNHPDMDPDLRAFYDFNSKHMEPWDGPAGIVLSDGRYAACNLDRNGLRPARYVITKDKLITLASEVGIWDYAPDEVAEKGRVGPGELLVIDTRKGKLWQSSEIDNDLKSRHPYREWMENNVRKLTPFAQLPEDQVGERSFDEDLLKTYQKQFAMSNEEVDQVLRVLGDMGQEAVGSMGDDTPMAVLSSRERLVTDYFRQKFAQVTNPPIDPLREKHVMSLATSIGQEMNVFCETDGHAYRVTFDSPVLLYSDMQQLLELGDDHYRNTILDINYDPQQKDLKQAIDDLCEQAEQVVREGTVLVVLSDRALVKGKLPIPAAMAVGAVQTRLIDANLRCDANIVVETATARDPHQFAVLLGFGATAVYPYLAYEALGKLIDDKALEKDYRDVMQNYQYGINKGLYKIMSKMGISTIASYRCSQLFEAVGLSQEVVDLCFKGVTTRIEGANFDDFQQDLYNLSRKAWAKRKAIEHGGLLKYVHGGEYHAYNPDVVGTLQTAVKSGESNDYQSFAKQVNQRPVAMLRDLMALKKSDSPLPLEQIEPSTELFKRFDSAAMSIGALSPEAHEALATAMNRLGGYSNSGEGGEDPRRFGTERNSRIKQIASGRFGVTPHYLTNADVLQIKVAQGAKPGEGGQLPGHKVTAEIAKLRYSVQGVTLISPPPHHDIYSIEDLAQLIFDLKQVNPNALVSVKLVSEPGVGTIATGVAKAYADLITISGYDGGTAASPLTSVKYAGSPWELGLAETQQALVANGLRHKIRLQVDGGLKTGLDVVKAAILGAESFGFGTAPMVAMGCKFLRICHLNNCATGVATQDETLRKEYFKGLPEMVMNYFIGLADEVRGLLAELGVEKLTDLIGRTDLLETVEGLTAKQTKLDLSNILEAPVSLEGHPLYWTQPNTPFDKAELNNKIIEDALQAVEKRQSASFFYNVINTDRSIGARLSGEIAQRYGNQGMAATPIKLHLDGTAGQSFGVWNAGGVELYLTGDANDYVGKGMAGGKVVIKPHLGTAFKCNEATIIGNTCLYGATGGKLFAAGKAGERFGVRNSGTIAVIEGAGDNACEYMTGGIVAILGATGVNFGAGMTGGFAYVLDENQDFQGRVNNESVEAISLSDLYIHQEHLRGLIAEHLEETGSSHAEDILANFDEWIPKFYLVKPQAADLRTLLGHQSRSAAELRVQAQ encoded by the coding sequence ATGGCTTTATATGATCCTAGTCTTGAGAAAGACAACTGTGGATTTGGTCTGATTGCGCACATGGATGGGCAACCAAGTCACAAACTGGTTCGTACGGCAATTTCGGCATTAGATCGCATGACTCATCGTGGTGGTATCGCTGCTGATGGTAAAACCGGTGATGGTTGTGGCCTTCTATTACAAAAGCCCGATTCCTATTTACGCCTTATCGCTGAAGAAAATGGCTTTAACCTTGGCAAGCAATATGCCGTAGGGATGCTTTTCTTCAATCAAGACCCGGTCAAAGCCCAACTTGCGAAGGACATCGTCAACAAAGAACTCGCACAAGAGACGTTAACTGTTGCGGGTTGGCGTGAAGTACCAACCAATTCAGAAGTACTCGGCCCAATAGCCGCCGATTCACTTCCAAACATTCAGCAAGTCTTTATCTCTGCTCCGGCAGGTTGGCGCGAGCGTGACATTGAACGTCGCCTCTACATCGCACGTCGTCGCATCGAGAAACAAATCACCGAAGATCCTGATTTCTACATCTGTAGCTTGTCGACACAAGTTCTGGTCTACAAAGGCTTGTGCATGCCGGCGGACTTACCGCGCTTCTATCTTGATCTTGCTGATCTACGCATGGAATCCGCTATCTGCCTGTTCCACCAACGTTTTTCAACTAATACTCAACCTCGTTGGCCGCTGGCTCAACCATTCCGCTACCTTGCTCACAATGGTGAGATCAACACTATCGAAGGTAACCGCCAATGGGCTCGTGCTCGGGCTTACAAGTTCTCATCACCACTGCTACCTGACTTACAAACTGCGGCGCCATTTGTGAACGAGACAGGTTCAGATTCTTCCAGCCTAGATAATATGCTGGATCTCTTTTTAGCTGGTGGTATGGATATTTTCCGTGCGATGCGCATGCTTGTGCCACCAGCATGGCAAAACCACCCAGATATGGATCCGGATCTGCGAGCGTTTTACGACTTCAACTCCAAACATATGGAACCATGGGATGGCCCGGCAGGTATCGTACTGTCCGATGGCCGTTACGCTGCCTGTAACCTAGATCGAAATGGTCTGCGTCCTGCACGCTATGTGATTACCAAAGACAAGTTGATCACTCTGGCTTCTGAGGTGGGGATTTGGGATTACGCTCCAGATGAAGTTGCCGAGAAAGGCCGTGTTGGTCCTGGTGAACTACTGGTTATCGACACTAGAAAAGGTAAGCTTTGGCAATCGAGCGAGATTGATAACGACCTGAAATCTCGTCACCCTTATCGCGAATGGATGGAAAACAACGTTCGCAAACTCACACCTTTTGCTCAGCTACCTGAAGATCAAGTGGGTGAACGTAGCTTTGATGAAGACTTGCTTAAGACTTATCAAAAGCAATTCGCTATGAGCAATGAAGAAGTCGATCAAGTACTGCGTGTCCTTGGTGACATGGGCCAAGAAGCGGTCGGCTCCATGGGTGATGACACCCCGATGGCCGTCTTATCGTCTAGAGAGCGCTTGGTAACGGACTACTTCCGCCAGAAGTTCGCTCAGGTAACCAACCCGCCAATCGATCCATTGCGTGAAAAACACGTAATGTCACTGGCGACCAGTATTGGTCAGGAGATGAACGTCTTCTGTGAAACCGATGGCCACGCCTACCGAGTGACCTTCGATTCACCAGTATTGCTTTATTCCGACATGCAGCAGTTACTCGAGCTTGGTGATGATCACTACCGTAATACCATTCTCGATATCAACTATGATCCACAACAGAAAGATCTTAAACAAGCCATTGATGATCTGTGTGAGCAAGCCGAACAGGTCGTACGTGAAGGCACAGTTCTGGTTGTGCTTTCAGATCGCGCTTTAGTCAAAGGCAAGCTACCAATTCCTGCAGCAATGGCAGTCGGTGCGGTTCAAACTCGCTTGATTGATGCCAACTTACGTTGTGATGCCAACATTGTTGTTGAGACAGCCACAGCACGTGACCCACACCAATTTGCCGTCTTGCTTGGCTTTGGTGCCACTGCAGTTTACCCATACCTTGCTTATGAAGCGCTAGGTAAGCTGATCGATGATAAAGCGCTAGAAAAAGACTATCGCGATGTGATGCAAAACTACCAATACGGCATCAACAAAGGTCTGTACAAGATCATGTCGAAAATGGGGATTTCTACCATCGCCTCTTACCGCTGCTCACAACTATTTGAAGCGGTTGGCTTAAGCCAAGAAGTGGTCGATTTATGCTTTAAAGGCGTGACGACTCGTATTGAAGGCGCGAACTTCGACGACTTCCAACAAGACTTGTATAACCTTTCTCGTAAAGCTTGGGCGAAACGAAAAGCCATCGAGCATGGTGGCTTATTGAAATATGTCCACGGTGGTGAATATCACGCCTACAACCCAGACGTGGTTGGCACACTGCAAACTGCGGTGAAATCAGGTGAAAGTAACGATTATCAGAGCTTTGCTAAGCAGGTGAACCAACGCCCTGTTGCTATGCTGCGTGACTTAATGGCGCTGAAAAAATCAGACTCACCGCTACCACTTGAGCAAATCGAACCTAGCACTGAGCTCTTCAAACGCTTTGATTCTGCGGCGATGTCCATTGGCGCACTTAGCCCAGAAGCGCACGAAGCACTTGCAACAGCGATGAACCGTCTCGGTGGCTACTCTAACTCTGGTGAAGGTGGTGAAGATCCACGTCGCTTCGGTACAGAGCGTAACTCACGTATCAAGCAGATTGCTTCTGGGCGATTTGGTGTAACGCCTCACTACCTTACCAATGCAGATGTACTGCAAATTAAGGTGGCACAGGGGGCGAAGCCGGGTGAAGGTGGCCAGTTACCAGGACACAAGGTCACCGCAGAAATCGCGAAACTGCGTTATTCGGTACAGGGGGTGACTCTGATCTCCCCTCCTCCGCACCATGATATTTATTCGATTGAAGATTTAGCTCAGCTTATCTTCGACCTAAAGCAGGTCAATCCAAATGCGCTGGTTTCGGTGAAGTTAGTTTCTGAACCAGGTGTCGGTACCATCGCAACAGGTGTCGCGAAAGCTTACGCTGATCTTATTACCATCTCGGGTTACGACGGCGGTACCGCAGCAAGTCCATTAACTTCAGTGAAATACGCAGGTAGCCCTTGGGAATTGGGACTGGCAGAGACACAACAAGCACTGGTTGCTAATGGTCTACGCCATAAGATCCGTCTACAAGTAGATGGCGGCCTAAAAACTGGCCTAGACGTGGTGAAAGCGGCGATTCTCGGTGCCGAAAGCTTCGGTTTTGGTACTGCACCAATGGTGGCAATGGGTTGTAAGTTCCTACGTATTTGTCACCTCAACAACTGTGCTACTGGCGTTGCAACTCAAGACGAGACATTGCGTAAAGAGTACTTCAAGGGCCTGCCGGAAATGGTGATGAACTACTTCATCGGTCTGGCGGACGAAGTGCGCGGATTACTTGCTGAACTTGGTGTTGAAAAACTGACTGACTTGATTGGTCGTACCGATTTGTTGGAAACCGTTGAAGGTCTAACAGCAAAACAAACCAAGCTGGATTTGTCGAATATCCTCGAGGCACCAGTCTCTCTAGAAGGACACCCTCTTTATTGGACACAGCCAAACACACCATTTGATAAAGCAGAGCTCAACAACAAGATCATTGAAGATGCGCTACAAGCGGTTGAGAAACGTCAATCTGCTAGCTTCTTCTACAACGTGATCAACACCGACCGCTCTATTGGTGCTCGCCTATCCGGTGAAATCGCTCAGCGTTACGGCAACCAAGGCATGGCGGCGACGCCAATCAAACTGCACTTAGATGGTACTGCAGGCCAGTCATTTGGCGTTTGGAACGCGGGTGGCGTAGAGCTTTACCTCACTGGTGATGCCAACGACTACGTAGGTAAAGGCATGGCTGGCGGTAAGGTGGTTATCAAACCTCACCTTGGCACTGCATTTAAGTGTAATGAGGCGACCATCATTGGTAACACCTGTCTGTACGGGGCAACTGGCGGTAAGTTGTTTGCGGCGGGTAAAGCCGGTGAGCGTTTCGGCGTACGTAACTCAGGTACGATTGCTGTCATTGAAGGCGCTGGCGATAACGCTTGTGAGTACATGACCGGCGGTATTGTTGCCATTCTTGGCGCGACAGGCGTGAACTTTGGCGCAGGCATGACTGGCGGATTTGCTTACGTATTGGATGAGAACCAAGACTTCCAAGGTCGCGTGAACAACGAATCGGTTGAAGCAATTTCTCTGTCGGATCTCTACATCCACCAAGAGCACTTGCGCGGTCTGATTGCCGAACATCTTGAAGAAACCGGCTCTAGCCACGCAGAAGATATCTTGGCGAACTTTGATGAATGGATTCCAAAGTTCTACTTGGTGAAGCCTCAAGCGGCGGATTTGCGTACGCTACTTGGTCACCAGAGTCGCAGTGCCGCAGAACTGCGCGTTCAAGCCCAGTAA